In Luteitalea sp. TBR-22, one genomic interval encodes:
- a CDS encoding amidohydrolase family protein — protein MIPTRPLVLSLAVLFALGVAPSAQQTQPAAADASKKDAPWDVAAPLGPTQVLSFETDEGTWMNVDVSPDGRTIVFDLLGDLYTMPIAGTGSGLATRISSGPAFDMQPRFSPDGKRIAFSSDRNGLWNIWVMQADGSGATQVSKEARWFVNSPTWAPDGLSIYARKHFVRQRSLGSGEIWQFHVAGGEGLQVTEKNGWQKDTGEPAVSPDGQVLYFSKDVTPGDTFEYNKNPFGTIYAILRRDLKTGRERTVTGGTGGAITPRVSPDGKSLAFIRRVDTGSRLFVRDLATGLETPVFDGLDKDLQEAWAVHGVYAQYAWLPDGSGFVIWGKGKIWRVDLAKKAGTPIPFRANVEQTVNEALRFQREVHPERFAVRMLRHVKVSPDGRSVVYSALGHLYVRALPSGEPRRLTQDAAHEAWPSFSPDGRSIAYVTWDDQAKGRVRVIGVDGQGARDVVATPGHYASPSFSPDGASIVYRATGADVDRELAYAVDPGIFVVPAAGGTPRKVTDGGQEPLFNRDGTRIFLRDRRGDQSVLRSVTLEGGDEIVHVQSENAIQIVPSPDNKWVAFTERFKTWVMPFPATGRPATIAAGSTAYPIAQVSRDAGFSLHWSADSRRVHWTLGPELFTRELTKTYAFIEGGDATPAPPETAGVNIAFTTAADVPTGEVAFTDARVITMAGNNRREVIERGTVVVRGNRIVAVGAAGKVSIPAGARRIDAAGKTIMPGIIDAHAHLGGPGDGLIPKANWPLMANLAFGVTTSHDPSNDTETIFTVAEMVRSGAIVGPRVFSTGTILYGAETPFKAVVASLEDARSHMRRMKAAGAFSVKSYNQQRRDARQMIIKAAREHEMLVVPEGGSLLYYNETMMLDGHTGIEHNLPVPNLYKDVTTLFARSGLGYTPTLIVSYGSQSGENYWYQRDDVFRNERLLTFVPREVVLPRARRRGMSSEDDYAHVLVSKGAKAVLDAGGKVQLGAHGQLQGLGAHWELWMLQQGGMTNHEALQAATIAGAQYLGLDKDLGSLEAGKLADLVVLDGNPLVDIRQSQTVRMVMVNGRLYDAATLNQLAPVAQERPKLYWERN, from the coding sequence ATGATCCCCACCCGTCCCCTCGTCCTCTCCCTCGCCGTGCTGTTCGCGCTCGGCGTCGCCCCCTCCGCGCAGCAGACCCAGCCGGCCGCGGCCGATGCGTCGAAGAAGGACGCGCCGTGGGACGTGGCTGCACCGCTCGGCCCGACGCAGGTGCTCTCGTTCGAGACCGACGAGGGCACGTGGATGAACGTCGACGTGAGCCCCGATGGCAGGACGATCGTGTTCGACCTGCTCGGCGACCTCTACACGATGCCGATCGCCGGCACGGGAAGCGGCCTGGCCACGCGGATCAGCAGCGGGCCGGCCTTCGACATGCAGCCGCGCTTCAGCCCCGACGGCAAGCGGATCGCCTTCAGCAGCGACCGCAACGGCCTCTGGAACATCTGGGTGATGCAGGCCGACGGCAGCGGCGCGACGCAGGTGTCGAAGGAAGCGCGGTGGTTCGTCAACAGCCCGACGTGGGCGCCCGACGGTCTGTCGATCTACGCACGCAAGCACTTCGTGCGGCAGCGGTCGCTCGGATCCGGCGAGATCTGGCAGTTCCACGTCGCCGGTGGCGAGGGGCTGCAGGTCACCGAGAAGAACGGCTGGCAGAAGGACACCGGCGAGCCGGCCGTGTCGCCCGACGGGCAGGTGCTGTACTTCAGCAAGGACGTCACGCCCGGCGACACCTTCGAGTACAACAAGAACCCGTTCGGCACCATCTACGCGATCCTGCGCCGCGACCTGAAGACCGGCCGTGAACGCACCGTCACGGGCGGCACGGGGGGCGCCATCACCCCGCGCGTCTCGCCCGACGGCAAGTCGCTCGCCTTCATCCGTCGCGTCGACACCGGGAGCCGCCTGTTCGTGCGCGACCTGGCCACCGGCCTCGAGACGCCGGTGTTCGATGGCCTCGACAAGGACCTGCAGGAGGCGTGGGCCGTCCACGGCGTGTACGCACAGTACGCGTGGCTGCCCGACGGCTCAGGCTTCGTGATCTGGGGCAAGGGAAAGATCTGGCGCGTCGACCTCGCGAAGAAGGCGGGCACGCCAATCCCGTTCCGCGCGAACGTCGAGCAAACGGTCAACGAGGCGCTCCGGTTCCAGCGCGAGGTGCACCCGGAGCGATTCGCGGTGCGCATGCTGCGCCATGTGAAGGTGTCGCCCGACGGCCGCAGCGTCGTGTACAGCGCGCTCGGGCATCTCTACGTCCGCGCGTTGCCGAGCGGCGAGCCGCGTCGCCTCACGCAGGACGCCGCCCACGAGGCGTGGCCGTCGTTCTCGCCCGACGGTCGCTCGATCGCCTACGTCACGTGGGACGACCAGGCGAAGGGACGCGTGCGGGTGATCGGCGTCGACGGGCAGGGCGCGCGCGACGTGGTCGCCACGCCCGGCCACTACGCCTCGCCGTCGTTCTCGCCCGACGGCGCGTCGATCGTCTATCGCGCAACCGGCGCCGACGTCGACCGTGAGCTGGCCTACGCGGTGGATCCAGGCATCTTCGTGGTGCCGGCCGCCGGCGGCACGCCGCGCAAGGTGACCGACGGCGGGCAGGAGCCCCTGTTCAACCGCGACGGCACCCGCATCTTCCTGCGCGATCGTCGTGGTGACCAGAGCGTGCTCCGCAGCGTGACGCTCGAGGGCGGCGACGAGATCGTCCACGTGCAGTCGGAGAATGCGATTCAGATCGTGCCCTCGCCCGACAACAAGTGGGTGGCGTTCACCGAGCGCTTCAAGACGTGGGTGATGCCGTTCCCGGCGACCGGCCGCCCCGCGACCATCGCCGCCGGGAGCACCGCGTATCCCATCGCGCAGGTGTCGCGCGACGCCGGGTTCTCGCTGCACTGGTCGGCCGACAGCCGTCGCGTGCACTGGACGCTCGGCCCGGAGCTCTTCACCCGCGAGCTCACGAAGACCTACGCCTTCATCGAGGGCGGGGACGCCACGCCGGCGCCGCCCGAGACCGCCGGCGTGAACATCGCCTTCACCACGGCCGCCGACGTCCCCACGGGCGAGGTCGCGTTCACCGACGCGCGCGTGATCACGATGGCCGGCAACAATCGTCGTGAGGTGATCGAGCGTGGCACCGTCGTGGTCCGCGGCAATCGCATCGTCGCGGTCGGCGCAGCGGGGAAGGTGTCGATCCCGGCGGGGGCCAGGCGCATCGACGCCGCCGGCAAGACCATCATGCCGGGAATCATCGACGCCCACGCGCACCTCGGCGGCCCCGGCGACGGCCTCATCCCGAAGGCCAACTGGCCGCTGATGGCCAACCTGGCGTTCGGCGTCACCACCTCGCACGACCCCTCGAACGACACCGAGACCATCTTCACGGTGGCGGAGATGGTGCGCAGCGGCGCGATCGTCGGCCCGCGCGTGTTCTCGACGGGCACCATCCTCTACGGCGCCGAGACGCCCTTCAAGGCGGTGGTCGCGTCCCTCGAGGACGCGCGATCGCACATGCGTCGCATGAAGGCGGCCGGTGCCTTCTCGGTGAAGAGCTACAACCAGCAGCGGCGCGACGCGCGGCAGATGATCATCAAGGCAGCGCGCGAGCACGAGATGCTCGTGGTGCCCGAGGGCGGCTCGCTGCTGTACTACAACGAGACGATGATGCTCGACGGCCACACGGGCATCGAGCACAACCTGCCGGTGCCGAACCTGTACAAGGACGTCACCACGCTCTTCGCCCGGAGCGGCCTCGGCTACACGCCCACGCTCATCGTGTCGTACGGATCCCAGAGCGGCGAGAACTACTGGTACCAGCGCGACGACGTGTTCAGGAACGAGCGGCTGCTGACGTTCGTGCCGCGCGAGGTCGTGCTGCCGCGCGCCCGGCGCCGCGGCATGTCGTCGGAGGACGACTACGCGCACGTGCTCGTGTCGAAGGGCGCCAAGGCGGTGCTCGACGCCGGCGGCAAGGTGCAGCTCGGGGCGCACGGCCAGTTGCAGGGGCTCGGCGCGCACTGGGAGCTGTGGATGCTGCAGCAGGGCGGCATGACCAACCACGAGGCGCTGCAGGCGGCGACGATTGCCGGCGCGCAGTACCTCGGGCTGGACAAGGACCTCGGGTCGCTCGAGGCCGGCAAGCTCGCCGACCTGGTGGTGCTCGACGGGAACCCGCTTGTCGACATCCGCCAGAGCCAGACGGTGCGGATGGTGATGGTCAACGGCCGGCTGTACGACGCCGCGACGCTGAACCAGCTCGCACCCGTCGCACAGGAGCGCCCGAAGCTGTATTGGGAGCGTAACTAA
- a CDS encoding CopG family transcriptional regulator, translating into MRTTLDIEDDVLAAVKALARKEGLTAGEMLSLLARRALTSPPAELGDIRDRPVVFGFRPFPPGKTLVTNEVIDDLRDRDGV; encoded by the coding sequence ATGCGAACCACTCTCGACATCGAAGACGACGTGTTGGCGGCGGTGAAGGCGCTTGCGAGGAAAGAGGGCCTGACCGCCGGCGAGATGCTGTCGTTGCTCGCGCGACGGGCCCTCACCAGCCCGCCGGCCGAACTCGGCGACATCCGCGACAGGCCCGTCGTCTTCGGATTCCGCCCCTTTCCGCCGGGCAAGACGCTCGTCACCAACGAGGTCATCGACGACCTGCGCGACCGCGACGGGGTCTGA
- a CDS encoding ATP-binding protein, with the protein MTRTGWLPLRRWMVVSLAIALLLAGTLLWLGWRLAVQDRQVAAQRMHEQRENAADLAVAALQRAVSQVEERLAILAAGQDSAAAERAAAIAGELGDDSVVLLMREGTASAYPAGRLVFSPVAPAPPEPTAAFIEADALEFQQQDLRRAQVILQGLTNSPDLSIRAAAVLRIARIQRKQERVDEALASYLALGRLGQARVGDRPAPLVALHARMSLLERAGRRAPAETEARSLRDALDAGTYRLDRGAYEYFIQESERLVRRPRNTRAEALSAVAGQVADMARSTGAGSRRAVVHESGLAFLAAWRHDAGVVLGPQWLETQWPAALKETLEEQGLALRLTDPDGRPVWGGATTDAGSEAVRLAATTSLPWNVHARTVRPELVLGPTATRQRLLLAALAIIGVLVLGGGVVVARAVTREIEVSRLQSDFVSAISHEFRTPLTSLCLLSEQLDSGAVVSEQARREYYGTLARESQRLRRLVEGLLDFGRMEAGAEQYRFEEHDPVEIARDVVAEFQREVEAQGYRVEFSSGDRVPLIRGDRPALASALWNLLDNAVKYSPATRTVWVEVGDERGRVALRVRDEGLGIPKSEQARVFAKFVRGEAARARGIRGTGIGLATVRHIVERHGGEIRLESEPGHGTTFTILLPGME; encoded by the coding sequence ATGACTCGGACAGGGTGGCTGCCGCTTCGGCGCTGGATGGTGGTGTCGCTCGCCATCGCGCTCCTGCTCGCCGGTACCTTGCTCTGGCTCGGGTGGCGCCTGGCGGTGCAGGACCGGCAGGTGGCCGCGCAGCGCATGCACGAGCAGCGGGAGAATGCCGCAGATCTTGCCGTGGCCGCTCTGCAACGTGCCGTGTCGCAGGTCGAGGAGCGGTTGGCCATCCTCGCTGCCGGGCAGGACTCCGCGGCCGCCGAACGAGCCGCGGCGATTGCCGGGGAGCTCGGCGACGACAGCGTCGTCCTGCTCATGCGTGAAGGCACCGCGAGCGCCTACCCCGCGGGCCGTCTCGTCTTCTCCCCCGTCGCGCCTGCGCCGCCAGAGCCGACGGCCGCGTTCATCGAGGCCGACGCGCTCGAGTTCCAGCAGCAGGATCTTCGGCGAGCCCAGGTCATCCTGCAGGGCCTGACCAACAGCCCCGACCTGTCGATCCGCGCGGCGGCCGTGCTGCGCATCGCGCGGATACAGCGCAAGCAGGAGCGCGTCGACGAGGCACTCGCGTCGTACCTCGCCCTGGGGCGGTTGGGCCAGGCGCGCGTGGGCGACCGGCCCGCGCCGCTCGTGGCGCTGCACGCGCGCATGAGCCTGCTCGAGCGTGCCGGGCGCAGGGCGCCCGCGGAAACGGAGGCACGGTCACTGAGGGACGCGCTCGACGCGGGGACCTACCGCCTCGATCGGGGTGCGTACGAGTACTTCATCCAGGAGTCCGAACGGCTCGTCCGCCGCCCGCGGAACACGCGCGCGGAGGCGTTGAGTGCCGTGGCCGGGCAGGTCGCGGACATGGCGCGCAGCACCGGGGCCGGATCGAGGCGCGCCGTGGTGCACGAGAGCGGACTCGCCTTCCTCGCGGCGTGGCGCCACGACGCGGGTGTGGTCCTCGGTCCGCAATGGCTCGAGACGCAGTGGCCCGCGGCGCTGAAGGAGACACTCGAGGAGCAGGGGCTGGCCCTTCGACTCACCGATCCGGACGGACGCCCGGTGTGGGGAGGCGCAACGACCGACGCCGGCAGCGAGGCCGTGCGACTCGCAGCGACCACCTCCCTGCCCTGGAACGTCCACGCGCGGACCGTGCGGCCCGAGTTGGTCCTGGGCCCGACGGCAACGCGACAGCGCCTGCTGCTCGCGGCCCTCGCCATCATCGGCGTCCTCGTCCTCGGCGGAGGCGTGGTCGTCGCACGGGCCGTGACGCGGGAGATCGAGGTGAGCCGACTGCAATCGGACTTCGTGTCGGCCATCTCGCACGAGTTCCGCACGCCGCTCACGTCGCTGTGCCTGCTGTCGGAGCAACTCGACTCCGGCGCCGTGGTCAGCGAGCAAGCGCGGCGGGAGTACTACGGCACGCTGGCGCGGGAAAGCCAGCGCCTGCGACGACTCGTGGAGGGCCTGCTCGACTTCGGGCGGATGGAGGCCGGTGCCGAGCAATACAGGTTCGAGGAGCACGATCCCGTGGAGATCGCGCGCGACGTCGTCGCCGAGTTCCAGCGTGAAGTGGAAGCGCAGGGCTACCGCGTGGAGTTCAGCTCAGGCGACCGCGTGCCCCTGATTCGCGGGGATCGCCCTGCCCTGGCAAGCGCCTTGTGGAACCTGCTCGACAACGCGGTGAAGTACTCGCCGGCGACGCGGACGGTGTGGGTGGAAGTTGGCGACGAGCGAGGGCGCGTGGCCCTTCGCGTGCGAGACGAGGGGCTGGGGATTCCGAAGAGCGAACAGGCGCGGGTGTTCGCGAAGTTCGTTCGCGGCGAGGCCGCGCGAGCGCGGGGGATCCGCGGCACCGGCATCGGCCTCGCCACCGTGCGTCACATCGTCGAGCGGCACGGGGGCGAGATCCGCCTCGAGAGCGAGCCTGGCCACGGCACGACGTTCACGATCCTGCTGCCGGGAATGGAGTGA
- a CDS encoding response regulator transcription factor, with protein sequence MLPGKDGYAICRELRQAGVRTPILMLTAKALEAEKVLGLELGADDYLTKPFGALELRARVKALLRRAAPETADVYAFGDVEVDFTRGEVRRAGAVLDTTPLEWKLLTTFVRRRGRLMTRERLMDEVWRPDSAPTDRVIDNHVMNLRRKIEPDPLQPRYLTSVRGMGYRFDG encoded by the coding sequence ATGCTACCCGGGAAGGATGGGTATGCCATCTGCCGCGAGCTCCGGCAGGCAGGCGTACGCACGCCGATCCTCATGCTCACCGCGAAGGCGCTGGAGGCCGAGAAGGTGCTGGGCCTCGAGCTCGGCGCCGACGACTACCTGACCAAGCCGTTCGGTGCGCTCGAACTGCGGGCGCGGGTGAAGGCGCTGCTCCGGCGTGCCGCGCCCGAGACCGCAGACGTCTACGCGTTCGGTGACGTGGAGGTGGACTTCACGCGGGGCGAGGTCCGCCGTGCAGGCGCCGTGCTGGACACCACGCCACTCGAGTGGAAGCTGCTGACGACGTTCGTCAGGCGTCGGGGGCGGCTCATGACGCGCGAGCGGCTGATGGACGAAGTGTGGCGGCCCGACAGCGCCCCCACCGACCGCGTGATCGACAACCACGTGATGAACCTGCGCCGGAAGATCGAGCCCGACCCGCTGCAGCCGCGCTACCTGACGAGCGTGCGCGGCATGGGCTACCGCTTCGACGGCTGA
- a CDS encoding sulfatase produces the protein MPLLHRTVACLVASWLCLGVVAATSTAFAQGTTPVPTPRLNIVVFVADDHGQDTGAYGNPAVKTPHLDALAAEGVRFPHAYATTASCSASRSVLLTGLHNHRTAQYGHEHDYSHFQSYANLRPLPVLLQEAGYRTARIGKFHVAPADTYRFEQVLGADGRNTVDMAERTRAFVSARDARPFFLYIATSDPHRGGGTTDGTKTGPDRFGNRPEGYPGVQTVTFDPANVVVPAWLPDTPATRAELAQYYQSIARLDQGVGRMVQVLKDAGVYERTLLVYLSDHGAAFPGAKTTVYEPGLRSPLIVRHPQAQRRGVTSDAMVSWVDITPTILEAAGATSPTYKQHIASGEVRATATLPETHGLHGRSFLPAMRGEPLTGWDEVYASHTFHEIQMYYPMRVVRDRRYKLIWNVAWQLPFPFSTDLWSSATWQSAWKGGAEASYGKRTVGRYVQRDEFELYDLEQDPHESRNLANDPGHAQTLATYKARLRAFQERTSDPWVLKWTYQ, from the coding sequence ATGCCGCTCCTCCATCGGACCGTCGCCTGCCTCGTCGCGTCGTGGCTCTGCCTCGGCGTGGTCGCCGCAACCAGCACCGCCTTCGCGCAGGGCACGACGCCCGTGCCAACGCCGCGCCTGAACATCGTGGTGTTCGTCGCCGACGACCACGGGCAGGACACCGGCGCGTACGGCAACCCCGCGGTGAAGACCCCGCATCTCGACGCGCTCGCGGCCGAGGGCGTGCGCTTCCCGCATGCGTACGCGACCACCGCGAGTTGCAGCGCGAGTCGATCGGTGCTGTTGACCGGGCTGCACAACCACCGCACGGCGCAGTACGGACACGAGCACGACTACAGCCACTTCCAGAGCTACGCCAACCTGCGCCCGCTGCCGGTGCTGTTGCAGGAGGCGGGCTACCGCACGGCGCGCATCGGCAAGTTCCACGTCGCCCCCGCCGACACCTACAGGTTCGAGCAGGTGCTCGGCGCCGACGGACGCAACACCGTGGACATGGCCGAGCGTACGCGCGCCTTCGTGAGTGCCCGCGACGCGCGGCCGTTCTTCCTGTACATCGCGACCTCCGATCCGCATCGCGGCGGAGGCACGACGGACGGCACGAAGACCGGCCCCGACCGCTTCGGGAATCGCCCGGAGGGCTACCCGGGCGTGCAGACCGTGACGTTCGATCCCGCGAACGTCGTGGTGCCGGCCTGGCTGCCGGATACGCCGGCCACGCGCGCCGAACTGGCGCAGTACTACCAGTCCATCGCGCGCCTCGATCAGGGCGTGGGCCGCATGGTGCAGGTGCTCAAGGATGCCGGCGTGTACGAGCGGACGCTCCTGGTCTACCTCTCGGACCACGGCGCCGCGTTCCCTGGCGCGAAGACGACCGTCTACGAGCCCGGCCTCCGATCACCACTGATCGTGAGGCATCCGCAGGCGCAGCGACGGGGCGTGACCTCCGATGCCATGGTGAGTTGGGTGGACATCACGCCGACGATCCTCGAGGCGGCCGGCGCGACGTCGCCGACGTACAAGCAGCACATCGCCAGCGGCGAGGTGCGGGCCACCGCCACGCTGCCCGAGACGCACGGGCTGCACGGACGATCGTTCCTGCCGGCCATGCGCGGCGAGCCGCTCACCGGGTGGGACGAGGTGTATGCGTCGCACACCTTCCACGAGATCCAGATGTACTACCCGATGCGCGTGGTGCGGGACAGGCGCTACAAGCTGATCTGGAACGTAGCCTGGCAACTGCCCTTCCCGTTCTCCACCGACCTGTGGTCGTCGGCCACCTGGCAGTCGGCGTGGAAGGGCGGCGCCGAGGCCTCCTACGGCAAGCGCACCGTCGGGCGCTACGTGCAGCGCGACGAGTTCGAGCTGTACGACCTCGAGCAGGATCCCCACGAGTCGCGCAACCTCGCGAACGACCCCGGGCACGCGCAGACGCTGGCCACCTACAAGGCCCGGCTCCGCGCCTTCCAGGAGCGCACGTCGGACCCGTGGGTGCTGAAGTGGACGTATCAGTAA
- a CDS encoding TA system VapC family ribonuclease toxin, with translation MRGLLDVNVLIALLDAAHVHHHLASRWLADHIGHGWASCPLTQLGCIRVMAQSAYPNMQPAAQVAERLQAAAATPHHEFWSADTDLLAADTVRWSELLTSRHATDAYLLALAAARGGRFVTFDQHVPLRAVPSADAGHLTVIG, from the coding sequence ATGCGGGGGTTACTCGACGTCAACGTCCTGATCGCGCTGCTCGACGCGGCACACGTCCACCACCACCTGGCGAGCCGGTGGCTGGCCGATCACATCGGGCACGGCTGGGCCTCCTGCCCGCTCACGCAGCTCGGCTGCATCCGGGTGATGGCGCAGTCGGCATATCCGAACATGCAGCCGGCCGCACAGGTCGCCGAGCGCCTGCAGGCCGCGGCCGCAACGCCCCACCACGAGTTCTGGAGCGCCGACACCGACCTGCTCGCGGCCGACACCGTCCGCTGGTCGGAGCTGTTGACCTCGCGCCACGCCACCGACGCCTACCTGCTCGCACTCGCAGCCGCGCGGGGCGGGCGCTTCGTGACCTTCGACCAGCACGTACCGCTGCGCGCCGTACCGTCGGCAGACGCAGGGCACCTGACGGTGATCGGCTGA
- a CDS encoding GMC oxidoreductase, whose amino-acid sequence MHIQAAPRVYPVIVVGSGASGGMAAWNLTRQGVDVLMLDAGEKFDRATFWTHVTPWEERARRARGERPPEFFLDTKEQPYVTPEGRPFQLNRVWGLGGKTNIWGRVSLRYSEMDFRAGERDGWDIPWPIHYSDLAPYYDKVDQLIGVTGGDDDSEVLPGSKYFLPSPKMRCAEVAMWRAGEKIGMPFVRGRRANMTRPVRGFPACHYCGQCGRGCDTASFFCSADHLIPDALKTGKLEIRSNAVVARILVDDNGLAKGVQYFDRKTGAERQVLGKVVVMGASCVDTTRILLNSTSTRHPNGIGNGSDVIGRYLCEQIRLNARGFMPSLYGKEATDDKGISGEHVYMPRFNHRPERKRDYLRGFGMQFWNTGTSDQGAGHYARGIKGFGSAFKDDVRKRFPAYVELHPFGEVLPYADNRITVDKDRTDRYGVPLPRIDYTTRENERKMLAHMADAIEELAHASGIELFDYRRMEADRNGSAIHEHGTCRMGDDPRKSALNRFNQMHEVKNVFVVDGSSFTAASEKNPTITILSLAWRATDYLAEEMKRGSIDV is encoded by the coding sequence GTGCACATCCAGGCTGCTCCGCGTGTCTACCCCGTGATCGTCGTCGGCTCCGGCGCCTCCGGGGGCATGGCGGCCTGGAACCTCACGCGGCAGGGCGTCGACGTGCTGATGCTCGACGCCGGCGAGAAGTTCGATCGCGCGACGTTCTGGACGCACGTCACGCCGTGGGAAGAGCGGGCGCGCCGGGCCCGCGGTGAGCGACCGCCCGAGTTCTTCCTCGACACGAAGGAGCAGCCCTACGTCACGCCTGAAGGACGTCCGTTCCAGCTCAATCGCGTGTGGGGGCTCGGTGGCAAGACCAACATCTGGGGCCGCGTGTCGCTGCGTTACAGCGAGATGGACTTCCGCGCCGGCGAGCGCGACGGCTGGGACATCCCCTGGCCGATCCACTACAGCGACCTGGCGCCGTACTACGACAAGGTCGACCAGCTTATTGGCGTGACCGGCGGCGACGACGACTCCGAGGTGCTGCCGGGGAGCAAGTACTTCCTGCCGTCGCCGAAGATGCGCTGCGCCGAGGTCGCCATGTGGCGCGCCGGCGAGAAGATCGGCATGCCGTTCGTGCGCGGGCGCCGCGCCAACATGACGCGGCCGGTGCGTGGCTTCCCGGCCTGCCACTACTGCGGCCAGTGCGGGCGGGGCTGCGACACCGCGTCGTTCTTCTGCTCGGCCGACCACCTCATTCCCGACGCCCTGAAGACCGGCAAGCTCGAGATCCGCTCCAACGCTGTCGTGGCGCGCATCCTCGTCGACGACAACGGGCTCGCGAAGGGCGTGCAGTACTTCGACAGGAAGACCGGCGCCGAGCGACAGGTGCTCGGCAAGGTCGTGGTGATGGGCGCCAGTTGCGTCGACACGACGCGCATCCTGCTCAACTCGACGTCGACCCGCCACCCCAACGGCATCGGCAACGGCAGCGACGTGATCGGCCGCTACCTGTGCGAGCAGATCCGCCTGAACGCGCGCGGGTTCATGCCGTCGCTCTACGGCAAGGAAGCCACCGACGACAAGGGCATCAGCGGCGAGCACGTGTACATGCCGCGTTTCAACCATCGCCCCGAGCGCAAGCGCGACTACCTGCGCGGCTTCGGCATGCAGTTCTGGAACACCGGCACGAGCGATCAGGGCGCCGGGCACTACGCCCGCGGGATCAAGGGCTTCGGCAGCGCGTTCAAGGACGACGTCCGCAAGCGGTTCCCGGCCTACGTCGAGCTGCACCCGTTCGGCGAGGTGCTGCCGTACGCCGACAACCGCATCACCGTCGACAAGGATCGCACCGACAGGTACGGCGTGCCGCTGCCGCGCATCGACTACACGACGCGCGAGAACGAGCGGAAGATGCTGGCGCACATGGCCGATGCGATCGAGGAGCTTGCGCACGCCTCGGGGATCGAGCTGTTCGACTACCGGCGGATGGAAGCCGATCGCAACGGGTCGGCCATCCACGAGCACGGCACCTGTCGCATGGGCGACGACCCGCGCAAGTCGGCGCTCAACAGGTTCAACCAGATGCACGAGGTGAAGAACGTCTTCGTCGTCGACGGATCGTCGTTCACCGCCGCCTCGGAGAAGAACCCCACCATCACCATCCTGTCGCTCGCCTGGCGCGCGACCGATTACCTCGCCGAGGAGATGAAGCGCGGGAGCATTGACGTCTGA